Proteins encoded in a region of the Halothiobacillus diazotrophicus genome:
- the cyoE gene encoding heme o synthase has product MDHAHPLRPIVHRPSLQRLRRYLGLTKPGIILGNGIAALGGFLLAARGEIDPAYLMLTLLGIGLVVASGCVLNNVIDRDIDRLMVRTRQRAMARGEIAPGSAFLYALVLGTTGLGLLLAQTNTLTFLVVLAGLIVYVGPYSLRTKRQSVHGTLVGSLAGATPALAGYTAVHGQIDAGAVLLFLMFCLWQVPHSYAIAMHRSTDFRTAGIPLAPLRLGASAARRQIFAYVAAFTAVAASMTFTGYTGAGYLLVIGAIGAYWLLLAAQGFDPEDETGLRTWARRQFTFSVLAISLVSLMLAINYVPRAHFG; this is encoded by the coding sequence ATGGATCACGCGCACCCCCTTCGACCCATTGTTCACCGGCCATCGTTACAGCGTCTGCGGCGCTATCTGGGCCTGACCAAACCCGGCATCATCCTGGGCAACGGGATCGCCGCCCTCGGCGGATTCCTTCTGGCTGCCCGGGGCGAAATCGATCCGGCCTACCTCATGCTGACCCTGCTCGGTATCGGGCTGGTCGTCGCCTCGGGATGCGTACTCAACAACGTCATCGACCGCGACATCGACCGACTCATGGTTCGGACGCGCCAGCGAGCCATGGCGCGGGGCGAGATCGCCCCGGGGTCGGCGTTCCTGTACGCCCTGGTCCTCGGTACGACGGGGCTCGGCCTGCTCCTCGCCCAGACCAACACCCTCACCTTCCTCGTCGTGCTGGCGGGCCTGATCGTGTACGTCGGCCCCTACAGTCTGCGCACCAAGCGGCAGTCCGTTCATGGCACGCTGGTCGGCAGTCTGGCGGGCGCGACGCCGGCCCTCGCCGGCTATACCGCCGTGCATGGTCAGATCGACGCAGGGGCGGTGCTGCTGTTTCTGATGTTCTGTCTCTGGCAGGTACCCCACTCGTACGCCATCGCCATGCACCGTTCGACGGATTTCCGGACTGCCGGCATTCCCCTCGCCCCCCTGCGCCTGGGGGCGTCGGCCGCCCGTCGGCAGATCTTTGCCTACGTGGCTGCCTTCACCGCCGTCGCCGCGTCGATGACCTTCACGGGGTACACCGGGGCAGGCTATCTCCTGGTCATCGGGGCCATCGGCGCGTACTGGCTGCTGCTCGCCGCGCAGGGGTTCGATCCCGAAGACGAAACCGGGTTGCGCACCTGGGCGCGGCGCCAGTTCACCTTCTCGGTGCTGGCGATCAGTCTCGTCAGCCTCATGTTGGCCATCAACTACGTACCCCGCGCGCATTTCGGGTAG
- a CDS encoding tautomerase family protein encodes MPVVTIKLAGNLTREQKRQIAQEVTNTLERVANKPKEYVYINFDAQPDEDWAIAGQLLDEE; translated from the coding sequence ATGCCCGTCGTCACCATCAAGCTTGCCGGCAACCTGACCCGCGAACAGAAAAGGCAGATCGCCCAGGAAGTCACGAACACCCTGGAACGCGTCGCCAACAAACCGAAGGAGTACGTCTACATCAATTTCGACGCCCAACCCGACGAGGACTGGGCCATTGCCGGTCAATTGCTGGACGAGGAGTGA